ttgttaAACTCACGCATGAGTTTGCTGAGTTCCTGCTGCGGCAGAGCGTTGAAGGCGTCGTTGGTGGGAGCAAAGAAGGTGAGCGCCCTCTGCTGGTTCAGCAGCTCCGTTATCCCTGCGGTCTGGATGGCTCCGACCAGCAGACTGAAACACATTCAGCTGAGTTTAGTCTATTCGTCTGTTAGTCCGATAAAATTTACCCGTAGAGCCACTCAGCGTACACTTTATTTTCTCCAAGTGTAAAAAACAGATAAGTTGTCCGGTCCACTGGCCGATGGTGGGGGACGCGTCCTGCTGCCACAAGTATGATGCAGCTCACAGGTAATGAGGTAAAAGTAAGAGCATGTGAATGTTGTCTCTGGAGGAGTGTTATTTTTGGAGGGTAAGACTCCAAACAGTTCAATAAGTGGGGAAGGGGTAAATTTGACTGTGGGAATATCAAAGACAATGAATTAAATATTGGTGTCCAATCATTTGGACAAGTCCTAAAAGTATGGATAAAGGGACCCTGTTACTGACTCACATCTGTTGGATGAATTGTGATGTTTAAGTCATACtgagtattttgttttaatgctgcTCTCTGCTTTCATTACGATTCTCTGAGCACAGACTCACCTGAAGCGGTCGTCTGCCTTCAGGACATCCATGATGGTCCCCATGGGTGGAGTGAGGACTTTGTCTACAGTGAACATGGTGGCGAAGCGTCCCGTCTTGTCGTGAGCGGCGATGCAGGTGTTCTCAATGCACAGGTTCTGGAGAGGAGACAGGTGGACACACGTCTTTGTTTTTAGAAGATATGAGAGTCATTTCTCGAAGGTGGACGGAGGGAATTCTGTTCCTGAATTACAAAACAATGTGTCTACAGCAGTAATACCCAAATATGGCCCCAAACAAGGGTTAAGGTGCCCCCCTCCCCCAGCGAATTTCGAAttggcaataaaaataaagtgactgacaATGGGAATACATAATGggaaacataaaacagcatcaaaatagagcttgttgataaaaaaaagagccagtggaggatcccccacacccccgacagaggacacagctgagacactgatgtcctaaaattctaaaaatgtgatgaaaacctacagaaaatcccagaaacatcctaaaattaaaaaagaaaatgtccttaaatcttttaatgttctaaaatccttgtccctataaaattcttaaaatgctagaaatgtcctaaaatccgagaaatgtccaaaaaccgtaaaaaaatcataaaatcttaTAGGCATCCTAAactcttagaaatgtccaaaagtctgggtgatgtcttaaaatccaagaaactttcaaagaactgtcctaaaatgtgagaaatacTGTGACTGGCCCCGGGCTTCttgccattttgcaaaagtggcccccagttAAAGCAATATTTCTGCTGTATCTGCTGTGCATGTAAAATCACAAACATCCCATAAAACATATCCGTCTCTCTCCTAAACTTTTCTTGACTCCGGACAGAAAAGGTTGTTAGGTCAGTGTCTTCAAACTCTGCTGATCTCACAGTCTGAGGACTCAACATCAGGTCAGCCGCCGCTGTCTCAAAGCTCGtctctctgaaacacacacacacacacacacacacacacacacacacacacggtgtcTGGAACGATTTAACAGTTGTGGGAAGCAGGAAACTTCTTGTGGTCTGCAGAGTTCATTACTGAGCAGAAATGTGAGCCACCCACATGATCCAGAACCTGGAACATGTGGAGCCACTGTGGAGACCACCAGAGACACCCATCAACACACACCGATCAATACACACTGACTAATAGTGATCAACACATACTGATCACCACacactaataaatacacactaATCAATACTGATCACCACACACTGATCAAACCATACTAATCAATATACACTGATCACCATACATTAATCAATACACACTAATCAACAAACACTGGAGACGAGTGGAGCAATGTGAGCTGTACAACCAAAAATTCAGCAGAATAATGTGAGCTGTTCAAATAAAAACCAGCGCAGCAACGTCGACTGTGCAACTGGAAACCAGAAGAGCAAAGTCAACTGTGCCACCAGAAACCAGTAGAGCAACCCTGTAGCGTCCTGGTGGCCCCGGTGGCCCCTGTGGCCCCTGTGGTCCCGGTGGCCCCTGTGGCCCCTGTGTGCAGAGTGTTTCTGTATCGTGGTCGTCTCTCTGCAGGAGGCTCTTACTCACATTTAGGCCACAGATCCTCCGGATGACATCATGGCCACATGTTGCCGCAGTAACGAGCCGCAGCGTGGGACACAAGCTCAACACATTTCCTGCCGATGTCCTGAATCTGAGAAATGattctgaaattaaaataaagtttgatgtTTTCCCTCAGACGCGTCGTTAACTGAAAACCTGAAAACCTCGGGGAGCTGAGTCACTCGCTGATCTCACTGACAAACAGAGGAACTGTTTGTTAAAGTTATTAATGAAACGTCGCCAGAAACTCGGTGACCTCATGAAATCATCACCGCAGACCAACAGACAATATTTACGGCCAATGAACACAAACGATCTGTCCAATCCACCCAGCAACAGACGCCACAGACAGATTAAATATCTGATCTGTGAATCAGCTGAtgattttaaagggacaattcgCCCTGAAATTAGAAATACAAGATTTTCCCCTTACCTGTAGATCTATTCATCTCTGCAGATTGTTTAAGTGTGAGCTTCATCGGCCGTACAGATGTTGCCTTCTCTCCGAAATAATGGAACCAGATGGTgatccaaaaaataattttaaaaactcaataaCAGAAACTCACTAGTTTACTCACAACCATACACCGAACTgtcagcagtttcatgtagCAACTATTGTCTGTCAACCAAACTACAACCACCAACTATGTCACTGTGCATAGGGACAACTGTACAACCAGAAACTAGAAAAGC
This genomic stretch from Plectropomus leopardus isolate mb unplaced genomic scaffold, YSFRI_Pleo_2.0 unplaced_scaffold871, whole genome shotgun sequence harbors:
- the LOC121940446 gene encoding transforming growth factor-beta-induced protein ig-h3-like, translating into MLAPLDDAFRGSDTTMTPDLRRLMTNHLLKEQLSSKALYHGQELETLGGLKLRVFVYRNNLCIENTCIAAHDKTGRFATMFTVDKVLTPPMGTIMDVLKADDRFSLLVGAIQTAGITELLNQQRALTFFAPTNDAFNALPQQELSKLMREFNNTKHFNI